The Desmonostoc muscorum LEGE 12446 genome includes a region encoding these proteins:
- a CDS encoding DUF1636 family protein has protein sequence MSKHTIFVCKSCHRSSEERPKNPPFDGDILLDELNSLCVDKLPHNELEIQPVGCLWACDQGCVVAVSSEEKPTYLFVKLIPEESAAALLEFMQIYIKSRKGAVVWEQLPQVLKSAIFAQIPSVKS, from the coding sequence ATGTCTAAACACACCATATTTGTATGTAAATCCTGTCACCGTTCATCTGAAGAACGTCCAAAAAATCCGCCTTTTGACGGCGATATTTTACTTGACGAATTAAACAGTTTATGTGTTGACAAATTACCTCATAACGAACTTGAAATTCAGCCAGTTGGATGTTTGTGGGCTTGCGATCAAGGCTGTGTTGTAGCTGTATCGAGTGAAGAGAAACCAACGTATCTGTTTGTTAAACTTATCCCAGAAGAAAGCGCAGCAGCCTTACTGGAATTTATGCAAATCTATATCAAAAGCCGTAAAGGCGCTGTAGTTTGGGAACAGCTTCCGCAAGTTTTAAAGTCTGCTATTTTCGCGCAAATTCCATCTGTAAAATCATAA
- a CDS encoding FecCD family ABC transporter permease, with amino-acid sequence MNFDWLVIRSQTISFRIDRRVPIMVLCLAVAIVVAMVMNLGRGEYPISPGDIVKTLLSLDTGNPDHTFVIYNLRLPRTLVALMVGVALAISGTIFQGLTRNPLADPSIIGINAGASLAAVSVIVLFPSAPIYTLPLSAFAGALLMAILIYSLAWNNGSSPILLILMGIGLSAIASAITSLMITFGEIYNVSNALVWLAGSVYGRTWEQVFSLLPWLVIFVPMALTLARHLNALNLGDDVAKSLGSRVEWQRGLLVLVGVALAGAGVATAGNIGFVGLIAPHLGRQLVGTTHEGLIPTSALLGGVIVVIADFLGRTLFAPIELPCGVVTAAIGAPYFLYLLIRNRKK; translated from the coding sequence ATGAATTTTGATTGGCTAGTCATTCGTTCCCAGACGATATCCTTTCGTATAGACCGACGTGTACCAATCATGGTGCTATGTTTGGCAGTAGCGATTGTAGTTGCAATGGTGATGAATTTAGGGCGGGGTGAATATCCAATTTCGCCTGGGGATATCGTGAAAACTTTATTGAGTTTAGATACGGGAAACCCAGACCATACATTCGTGATTTACAATTTGCGTCTACCCCGCACCCTTGTAGCTTTGATGGTGGGGGTGGCGCTGGCAATTTCTGGCACTATCTTTCAGGGACTGACACGCAATCCATTGGCAGATCCCAGTATTATTGGGATTAATGCTGGGGCGAGTCTAGCAGCAGTTAGCGTAATTGTCTTATTTCCATCAGCACCAATTTACACCTTGCCGTTATCGGCTTTTGCTGGTGCTTTGCTGATGGCGATTTTAATTTACTCCCTGGCTTGGAATAACGGTAGCTCGCCGATTCTGTTAATTTTAATGGGTATTGGGTTATCTGCGATCGCCAGTGCCATAACCAGCTTAATGATTACCTTCGGCGAAATTTATAACGTTAGCAATGCTTTAGTTTGGTTAGCTGGAAGTGTCTATGGACGTACTTGGGAGCAAGTCTTTTCTCTATTACCTTGGTTAGTTATTTTTGTCCCAATGGCTTTGACATTGGCAAGACATTTGAACGCTCTCAACTTGGGAGATGATGTTGCTAAAAGTCTAGGTAGTCGGGTGGAATGGCAACGTGGTTTACTCGTTTTGGTGGGAGTAGCTTTAGCGGGTGCTGGAGTCGCCACCGCCGGCAATATTGGTTTTGTAGGTTTAATTGCACCCCATTTAGGACGACAGTTAGTAGGTACAACCCACGAAGGCTTGATTCCTACTTCTGCACTGTTGGGGGGAGTGATTGTTGTGATAGCAGATTTCTTAGGCAGAACATTGTTTGCACCTATCGAACTTCCTTGTGGGGTGGTAACTGCTGCCATTGGCGCTCCTTATTTTCTGTATTTATTAATTCGTAATCGGAAAAAATAA
- a CDS encoding Rpn family recombination-promoting nuclease/putative transposase produces MRRDSIFYKLFQQYPTLLFELLTNPPTNADAYRFDSVAVKEPKFEIDGVFLPPENEGVGVVYFCEVQFQKDEQLYERVFAESSLYFYRNRARFRDWQTVIIYPSRSVEQSDIYPHRSLLNGGQVHRVYLDELGDIRQLPLWVALMVLTTVEEEQAPQEARYLLERSRQEQPQPSTGVIMELVTTIMVYRFEQLSRTEVESMLGITLKETRVYREIKEEGRQEGRQEGRQEGRQEEAANLIIRLLTKRFGELTEEMRSSIYGLPLPVLEDLSEALLDFTSSADLEAWLVAR; encoded by the coding sequence ATGCGGCGAGACTCAATTTTCTACAAACTTTTTCAACAATACCCCACTTTGCTATTTGAACTATTGACAAATCCCCCGACAAATGCAGACGCTTACCGATTTGATTCCGTAGCTGTCAAAGAACCCAAATTTGAAATAGATGGGGTATTTCTCCCACCAGAAAACGAAGGTGTAGGAGTTGTATATTTCTGTGAGGTGCAGTTTCAAAAAGATGAACAACTTTACGAAAGAGTATTTGCAGAATCCTCGTTATATTTCTATCGCAACCGTGCTAGATTCAGGGATTGGCAGACAGTAATAATTTATCCATCACGCAGTGTTGAACAAAGCGATATTTATCCCCATCGCTCATTGTTGAATGGTGGACAAGTGCATCGGGTTTATTTGGATGAATTGGGTGATATTCGTCAATTACCTTTATGGGTAGCATTGATGGTGTTAACTACTGTGGAGGAAGAACAAGCACCACAAGAAGCTAGATATTTGCTGGAGCGATCGCGCCAAGAACAACCTCAACCATCAACTGGCGTCATAATGGAGTTAGTCACGACCATAATGGTGTACAGGTTTGAACAATTAAGTCGAACAGAGGTAGAGTCGATGCTAGGAATCACACTCAAGGAAACAAGGGTTTACCGCGAAATTAAGGAAGAAGGACGACAAGAAGGACGACAAGAAGGACGACAAGAAGGGCGACAAGAAGAGGCTGCTAACTTGATTATCCGACTGTTGACTAAGCGGTTTGGAGAACTTACCGAGGAAATGCGCTCCTCAATTTATGGTTTACCTTTGCCTGTTCTGGAAGATTTGAGCGAAGCATTGTTAGATTTTACCAGCTCGGCTGATTTAGAAGCTTGGTTAGTAGCAAGATAA
- a CDS encoding ABC transporter ATP-binding protein: MTRVSHKPKNSGNPLKRLLNYGSQYRLQIWQATLFTIINTILDLAPPWLIGVAVDILVEQQNSFIAKLGVKEIIWQFFLLSVVTIIIWILESASEYAYNRLWWNLAQNIQHDLRVDAYNHVQELDSAYFEESSTGGLMSILNDDINRLEDFLNFVASEIIQITTSVIILICGAFWILPLSITLVTMLPMPFILWGSFTYQKLLEDRYAEVRERVGFLNSRLANNLSGITTIKSFTAEAYESARFAGESEAYRKSNNKAIKLSAAFNPLIRMLILVGFTALLFGGGMATYSGKISIGNYSVLLVLVQRLLWPLVTLGEIFDKYQRSMASTNRIMDLLDAPINIIPGDKSLPIEQVRGEIDFKQVTFAYANREPVIKKLSLHIPAGKTIAIVGSTGSGKSTLVKLLFRFYEISAGKITIDGIDIQELNLGDLRRSIGLVSQDVFLFHGTVAENIAYGSFDARDEEIIAASKIAEAHDFIMRLPQGYETIVGERGQKLSGGQRQRIAIARAVLKNPPILILDEATSAVDNETEAAIQRSLERITVNRTTIAIAHRLSTIRNADCIYVMEYGELVESGTHEELLDKNRIYASLWQVQSGVK, from the coding sequence GTGACAAGAGTATCTCACAAGCCTAAAAATTCAGGTAATCCTCTAAAACGCTTGCTCAATTATGGCAGCCAATATCGCCTACAAATTTGGCAGGCAACATTATTTACTATCATCAATACGATTTTAGATTTAGCACCGCCGTGGTTAATTGGTGTTGCGGTAGATATTCTCGTAGAACAGCAGAATTCCTTCATTGCCAAATTAGGTGTCAAAGAGATAATTTGGCAATTTTTCTTGCTTTCAGTCGTCACCATCATTATCTGGATACTAGAATCAGCTTCTGAGTACGCTTATAATAGACTTTGGTGGAATTTAGCCCAAAATATCCAGCATGATTTACGCGTGGATGCCTACAATCATGTACAAGAATTAGATTCAGCTTACTTTGAAGAAAGTAGTACTGGCGGGTTGATGTCAATTTTGAATGATGATATCAATAGATTGGAAGATTTCCTGAATTTTGTAGCTAGTGAAATTATCCAAATTACTACTTCAGTTATTATTTTAATTTGTGGTGCTTTCTGGATTTTACCCCTCTCAATTACCTTGGTAACAATGTTGCCGATGCCCTTTATTCTTTGGGGTTCCTTTACTTATCAAAAGCTGCTAGAAGATCGTTACGCCGAAGTGCGAGAAAGAGTAGGTTTTCTTAACTCACGATTGGCAAATAACCTCAGTGGGATTACCACAATTAAAAGTTTTACTGCTGAAGCTTATGAAAGTGCTAGATTTGCCGGAGAAAGCGAAGCATATAGAAAAAGTAACAATAAAGCAATTAAACTTTCTGCCGCATTTAATCCTTTAATTAGAATGCTAATTTTAGTAGGATTTACCGCCTTATTATTTGGAGGAGGCATGGCAACATATTCGGGTAAGATATCTATTGGTAATTATAGTGTTTTACTCGTTTTAGTACAGAGATTGTTGTGGCCATTAGTAACATTAGGAGAAATATTTGACAAATATCAAAGGTCAATGGCTTCTACTAATCGCATCATGGATTTATTAGATGCTCCCATCAATATTATTCCAGGAGATAAATCTTTACCTATTGAGCAAGTACGTGGTGAAATTGACTTTAAACAAGTCACTTTTGCTTATGCCAACAGGGAGCCAGTAATTAAAAAACTATCTTTACATATACCCGCAGGTAAAACCATCGCCATTGTTGGTTCTACAGGTTCTGGTAAAAGTACATTAGTGAAATTATTATTCCGATTTTATGAAATTTCTGCTGGCAAAATTACTATTGATGGTATTGATATCCAAGAATTAAATTTAGGTGATTTGCGTCGCAGTATTGGCTTGGTGAGCCAGGATGTATTCTTATTTCATGGTACTGTTGCTGAAAATATCGCCTATGGTAGCTTTGATGCGAGGGATGAAGAAATAATTGCAGCTAGTAAAATTGCCGAAGCCCATGATTTTATTATGCGGCTACCCCAAGGTTATGAAACAATTGTTGGAGAACGAGGACAAAAATTATCTGGTGGACAACGTCAAAGAATTGCGATCGCCAGGGCTGTTTTGAAGAACCCACCCATTTTGATTTTAGATGAAGCTACATCAGCGGTGGATAATGAAACTGAAGCTGCTATTCAGCGTTCCTTAGAACGGATTACTGTGAATCGAACCACAATAGCGATCGCTCATCGTCTTTCGACTATCCGCAATGCTGATTGCATTTATGTGATGGAATACGGGGAGTTGGTTGAGTCGGGAACCCATGAGGAATTGTTAGATAAGAATAGGATTTATGCTAGTTTATGGCAGGTGCAATCTGGAGTGAAATGA
- a CDS encoding ABC transporter ATP-binding protein has translation MKGLSTKSLSLAYDGATIIRDLNLAIPSGQISALVGANGCGKSTLLRGLARLLKPHGGIVYLDGTSILNLSTKEVAQQLGILPQGPVAPEGLTVRDLVAQGRYPYQNWLQQWSAKDEKIVQQALEITDLLKLADRALDTLSGGQRQRAWIAMALAQDTDILLLDEPTTFLDLAHQIEILDLLYDLNQTQGRTIVMVLHDLNQACRYADYLVAVKDGRIFAAGEPNLVMNKEMVQEVFGLECRIILDPVVETPMCVPIGRKGKIKKNTEYRIQNSESISGELEFPTN, from the coding sequence ATGAAAGGATTGTCAACCAAAAGTCTATCTTTAGCTTACGATGGTGCTACCATTATCCGTGACCTGAATTTGGCAATTCCCAGCGGACAAATTAGTGCTTTAGTTGGTGCCAATGGTTGTGGTAAATCAACATTGTTAAGAGGTTTGGCAAGATTGCTAAAACCGCATGGCGGTATAGTATATCTTGATGGAACTTCTATTTTGAATCTTTCCACCAAAGAAGTAGCACAGCAGTTGGGTATTTTGCCCCAAGGGCCAGTAGCACCGGAAGGTTTAACAGTACGAGATTTAGTAGCACAAGGACGTTATCCTTATCAAAATTGGTTACAACAATGGTCGGCAAAAGATGAAAAAATCGTACAGCAAGCGCTAGAGATTACAGATTTATTGAAGTTGGCAGATAGAGCATTAGATACTTTGTCTGGTGGACAAAGACAGAGAGCTTGGATTGCTATGGCGCTGGCTCAAGATACAGATATTTTACTGTTAGATGAACCAACTACTTTTTTGGATTTGGCACACCAAATAGAGATTTTAGATTTATTGTATGATTTGAACCAAACTCAAGGACGAACAATTGTCATGGTACTCCATGATTTAAATCAGGCATGTCGATATGCTGATTACTTAGTTGCTGTTAAAGATGGTCGAATTTTTGCTGCTGGCGAACCAAACCTAGTGATGAATAAAGAAATGGTTCAGGAGGTTTTTGGATTGGAGTGTCGTATTATTCTCGATCCTGTTGTGGAGACTCCTATGTGCGTACCAATAGGACGCAAGGGGAAAATAAAGAAGAATACAGAATATAGAATTCAGAATTCAGAATCAATTAGTGGCGAGCTTGAATTCCCCACTAATTGA
- a CDS encoding FecCD family ABC transporter permease, whose amino-acid sequence MIKASMVLPRGLKKPQMSALSGLILGLCMLLICLVYSVTLGAAEIPLGKILTSFIAFDGSYDHLVIQTVRLPRSLIAILVGSALAVSGALMQGLTRNPLADPGILGIQSGAAVAVVVATFVFGSPSLNVYTIVAFLGAGATAILVYFLGSLGRGGATPLNLTVAGAALTALISSITTAILIVSQRTLEEIRFWLAGSLAGGDINMFFQALPFVLIGLVMAFALGRQITTMSLGEDVAKGLGQKTAWVKIATAISVVLLAGSSVAIAGPIGFIGLVVPHIVRFYIKANYRWILPHCAVLGAILLLVADIGARVLLKPQELPVGVMTAFVGAPFFVYLAKSKVKK is encoded by the coding sequence ATGATAAAAGCCAGCATGGTGTTACCTAGAGGATTGAAAAAGCCACAAATGTCAGCCTTATCTGGTCTGATTTTGGGACTTTGTATGCTGCTAATTTGTTTGGTGTACAGTGTGACGCTGGGTGCAGCAGAAATACCTCTAGGTAAGATTTTGACATCTTTTATAGCCTTTGATGGTTCCTACGATCACTTAGTTATCCAGACTGTGAGATTACCGCGATCGCTTATTGCTATTCTTGTAGGATCAGCCTTGGCAGTCTCCGGAGCGTTAATGCAAGGCTTAACACGCAACCCCTTAGCAGATCCGGGGATTTTGGGTATTCAGTCGGGTGCAGCAGTAGCGGTGGTTGTAGCGACTTTTGTATTTGGCAGCCCATCCCTAAATGTTTACACGATTGTGGCATTTCTGGGAGCAGGAGCCACGGCAATATTAGTTTACTTCCTTGGTTCTTTAGGACGAGGAGGAGCCACTCCATTAAATTTGACGGTAGCAGGTGCAGCTTTAACTGCTCTGATCTCTTCTATCACCACTGCCATTCTGATTGTCAGCCAACGCACCCTAGAAGAAATTAGATTTTGGTTAGCTGGTTCACTAGCTGGCGGCGATATCAATATGTTTTTCCAAGCATTGCCCTTCGTCCTTATTGGATTAGTCATGGCTTTTGCCCTTGGTAGACAAATTACTACCATGAGTTTGGGTGAAGACGTAGCTAAAGGCTTAGGTCAAAAAACAGCCTGGGTAAAAATTGCAACTGCTATCAGCGTAGTTTTACTAGCAGGAAGCTCCGTCGCCATTGCTGGGCCAATCGGCTTTATTGGTTTAGTCGTTCCCCACATCGTGAGATTTTACATTAAAGCCAATTACCGTTGGATATTACCTCATTGTGCAGTTTTGGGGGCTATTTTACTTTTGGTTGCAGATATTGGCGCCCGTGTGTTGCTCAAACCACAGGAGTTACCTGTAGGAGTGATGACAGCGTTTGTTGGTGCGCCCTTTTTTGTCTACCTGGCTAAGTCAAAGGTGAAAAAATAA
- a CDS encoding ABC transporter substrate-binding protein, translated as MRKFFCWLILGILGFILIAACNYKIPKTVSSLPHASPVECHIVKHTMGETCVPNKPQRIVTLSLSTLGNVLALGVKPIGTTNEYYREENFLNSSYKTDEIKLIGFDKPNLEAILLLKPDLIIGVDWFKSVYPQLSEIAPTVLGEMDYSTWQKHLSFVAEALGKQEAEKMLWNRYYQRIERLKLALRTHHQDKKISLIYVSGDRILIDVKNSFAGSIISNARLQRPASQNIESPYGAVSISLEELEKADGDILFVATFANGGNQFLEKKQQSPLWKQLKAVQKNHVYHVNITSWSATHMIATDAVIDDLFKYLVNTP; from the coding sequence ATGCGAAAATTTTTCTGTTGGCTAATATTAGGTATTTTAGGATTTATTTTGATTGCAGCCTGCAACTATAAAATTCCTAAAACTGTATCTTCCCTTCCTCATGCGTCACCCGTCGAATGCCATATAGTTAAACATACAATGGGAGAAACCTGTGTTCCCAATAAACCCCAGCGTATTGTTACTTTATCTTTGTCTACTTTAGGCAATGTGCTGGCGCTTGGTGTTAAACCAATTGGCACTACGAATGAATATTACCGGGAAGAAAACTTTTTAAACTCCTCATATAAAACAGATGAAATAAAATTAATTGGATTTGATAAACCAAATTTAGAAGCAATATTACTACTCAAACCAGATTTGATTATCGGTGTAGATTGGTTCAAGTCAGTTTATCCTCAATTGTCTGAAATTGCTCCGACAGTTTTGGGTGAAATGGATTATTCAACCTGGCAAAAACATCTGAGTTTTGTGGCTGAAGCATTAGGAAAGCAAGAAGCTGAAAAAATGCTTTGGAATCGCTACTATCAGCGAATAGAAAGGCTAAAATTAGCATTAAGAACTCACCATCAAGACAAAAAAATATCCTTGATCTATGTTAGTGGCGATCGAATATTAATTGATGTCAAAAACTCATTTGCTGGTTCTATTATAAGTAATGCTCGTTTGCAGCGTCCAGCCTCACAAAATATCGAGTCACCTTATGGAGCAGTCAGTATTTCCCTAGAGGAATTAGAAAAAGCTGACGGCGATATTTTATTTGTGGCTACTTTTGCCAATGGTGGAAATCAATTTCTAGAAAAAAAACAACAAAGTCCTCTTTGGAAACAGCTAAAAGCTGTTCAAAAAAATCATGTTTATCATGTCAACATTACATCCTGGTCTGCGACACATATGATTGCCACTGATGCAGTAATTGATGATTTATTCAAATACCTTGTCAACACTCCCTAA